CCCCAGCCGCACTGTGTACGCGTCGAATTTGTTTCATGGCGTTACGGCTGGAATATTCGTTTCCCTACCTCAAAGACAACCCTTATCATGTCGCCATCTTTGATTTGGGAGATTTGATTTGACACAAGCTTTCCGCTTGAGCGCGCGCCAACTCGCCTCGAGTTTTGCCGGGCCTTTCGACTTCGACGTCGAAGCCGGCGCCTGCATCGTGATCCAGGGCTCGTCCGGCGCCGGAAAAAGCGTGCTGCTGCGCATGCTCGCCGACCTCGACCCGCACAGCGGCCAGGCCCTGCTCGACGGCCAGCCGGCCCAGGCGATGACCGCCCCGGCCTGGCGCGCGCGCGTGCTCTACCAGGCCGCCGAGCCGGCCTGGTGGGAAGCCAGCCCGGGCGCCCACTTCGACGGCGCCCAGCTGGAATGGGCGTCGAACCAGCTGGCGGCGCTCGGCCTGCGCCCCGACATCCTCGACGACGAGCTCCAGCACCTGTCGACCGGCGAACGCCAGCGCCTGGCCCTGCTGCGCTCGCTGGCGCGCAAACCGCAGGTGCTGCTGCTGGACGAGCCGACCGCCGCGCTCGATCCCGATGGCGTGGCGCGGGTCGAAGCGATGCTGGCCGCCTGCCGCGCCGAGGGTCTGACGATCATCATGGTGAGCCACTCGCCCGAACAGGCGCGGCGCATCGCCACCCGCGTCTGGCGCGTGGAAGGCGGCAAGCTGGCCGACGTCACCGGACACGGGGAGGGGGCATGAACGGCACCGTGCATCTGGGCGCGTTCGACCTCGCGACCGCCGCCTTCCTCATCCTGCTCGACGCCGGCATCTCGTTCGCATTGCGCCTGGGCGTGCATCGCCAGGTGCTGGTCGCGGCACTGCGCATGGTGGTGCAGCTGCTGATCGTCGGCGTGGTACTGCGCCTGGTGTTCGCGGGCGGCTCGCCGCTGGCGACGCTGGCCGTGGTGGTCTTCATGATCGGCGCGGCCGCCAATGAAGTCGCGCTGCGGCCCAAGCAGCGCCTGGCCGGCTTCGGCAACCACCGCATCGCCGCCGCGGTGGTGAGCGCGGCCGGCATCGCGACCGTGATCCTGGCCCTGTTGACGGCGATCCGTCCCGATCCATGGTATGCGCCGCGCTACGCAATCCCGCTGATGGGCATCGTGCTGGGCGCGGTGCTCAACGGCGCCAGCATCGCGCTCGACGGGGTGCTCGACGGCGTGGTGCGCGAACGCACCCGCATCGAGGCGCGCCTGGCGCTGGGCGCGCCGCTGCGCGAAGCGCTCGGCCCGGTGCTGCGCGAGGCCGTGCGGCGCGGGATGATCCCGATCGTCAACCAGATGTCGGCGGCCGGCATCATCACCCTGCCCGGCATCATGACCGGCCAGCTGCTGGCCGGGATGGACCCGATGCAGGCGGTGAAGTACCAGATCCTGCTGATGTTCCTGCTGGCTGGCGCCAGCGGGATGGCTGCGGTGGGCGCCGCGCTGTTCGCGGCGCGCTCGGTCAGCGACCCGCGCCAGCGCCTTCGCGTGGACCGGCTGCGGCCGGCCAAGCCGCGCAAGAAGTAATGATTCAAGGGCGAGCAGCCGGGCCCCGCCTCATCGGCGCGGCCCGGCGCACGCGTCACACGAAGCCGGCCACCGCGTGCGGCACGTACGGCGCTTCCAGGCGTGCGATTTCCTCGCCCGTCAGCTTGACCGACAGCGCCGCCACCGCGTCTTCCAGGTGCGACACCTTGGAAGCGCCGACGATCGGCCCGGTCACGCCGGCCTTCTGGACCACCCAGGCCAGCGCCACCTGCGCGCGCGGGATGCCGCGCGCCTCGGCCACCGCCTTGACCGCTTCGGCCACGCGGCGGTCGGCGTCCTCGGTGGCGGCGTACAGTTTGCGCTGGTAGTCGTCGGTCTCGGTGCGCGGGGTCTCGGCGTCCCAGTCGCGCGTCAGCCGCCCGCGCGCGAGCGGGCTCCACGGAATCACGGCGATACCCTGGTCGCGGCACAGCGGCAGCATCTCGCGCTCTTCCTCGCGGTACAGCAGGTTCAGGTGGTTCTGCATGCTCGCAAAGCGCGTCCAGCCGTGCAGGTCGGCCAGGTAGAGCGCCTGCGCGAACTGCCAGGCATGCATCGACGAGGCACCGATGTAGCGCACCTTGCCGGCCTTGACCACGTCGTGCAGCGCTTCGAGCGTCTCTTCGATCGGGGTCTCGTAATCGAAGCGGTGGATCTGGTACAGGTCGATGTAGTCGGTGCCCAGGCGGCGCAGGCTGGCGTCGACTTCGGTCATGATCGCCTTGCGCGACAGGCCGACGCGGTTCGGGCCGCTGCCCATGCGGTTGTAGACCTTGGTGGCGATCACGATCTCTTCGCGCTTCGCATATTCCTTGAGGGCGCGGCCGACGATCTCCTCGCTGGTGCCGTCGGAATACATGTTGGCCGTGTCGAAGAAGTTAATCCCGAGTTCGACCGCGCGCCGGATGATCGGGCGGCTCGCCTCTTCGTCCAAGGTCCAGGGGTGGGTGCCGCGCTCGGGCACGCCGAAGGTCATGCAGCCCAGCACCAGCGGCGACACCTGCAGGCCCGTATTGCCGAAACGTTTGTATTGCATCGTCCTTACTCCCATCGATTGGCATCGACACGCTCTCCAGTGGTGTCGAAACGGCCACCTTAGCAGATATCTTCCGGAGATGCCGGACGGCGCGCTTGTCTGCAAGCGTATGGAAGAGCGGGCGTCGGGCGCTGCGCGCCGGAGTCTGGCGGCGTGCGCGCCGGGATGGGCTGCGCGCACCGGGGTGTATGTTCGCCCGCTGGAGAGCGAGCGCAGCATGGTGCTGTCGCCGGGTTTCGTGCTGATCGGGTTGTTCATCGGGAAGGCTAGGAACCTGGGCCCGTTCCGGGGTCTGTCGCCTTATCCGAACCGGCTGGGCGCGCGGTCGGCGGTACACGTCGGCAAGCGGAGCACCTGGTCCCTACCCATCGCGCTGAGGTTCCGGAGCGTCGCCCACCTGAAACACGTCAAAGCGGGGATCCACCTGTCGCCGTGACGGTGGCCTTGGCCAGGGCCAGCGCGACCGGCAAGGCGCACAGCACGATCATCACACCGATGCGCACGCGGCGCGCATTCTTCTTGTGATGCGCCAGACGGGAAAGACGGAATCCTGCTTCGTTATTCATGGCAACCCTTTCATGCGATATGAATGAATCAAATGATAATACGGAAGCCCGCCATGGCCGCGCCACGTAGGCGCGCGAGGCAAGTTTGTGCAATCCGGAAACTTCAGGTTACACCGGGAACAATCCGAACGCCATGCGCGCACACGATGAAATCGTATTTATATTGAAACCGTCTGATTTTGGCCACGCGTTGTGCATGAACACGTGCGCTCGTCAGCCGCTCTCAGCGACTGCCTCAGCTGCTGCCTCAGCTACGGTCGACGATCCTGGCGATGCGGCCGTCCGCAAAGCCGAACGCCGAGCACCGGTTCATCTCGAGCAAGAGGCCCGCCGCCGGGCCGCCGGGAATGTCGTGCGCCGGCCGGCCACGCCAGGCGATCGCCACGATCAGTCTGCCGTCGACGCGCTCGACGCCGGTGATGCGCTGCTCGCGTTCGGCGAACATCGCCTTGCCCTGCTCGGCCAGGGTGCGAAAGGCGTCGATGCCGTCGCTCGCCACCGTCAGCCGGCCGCCGGCATGGTTCTCGAAACGCACGTCGGGATGCAGCGTGGCCAGCATGGCGTCGACATCGAAGGCGTTGTAGGCGGCGATGTAGCGCTGCACCAGTTCAAGCTCGCCGGCCTCGGCGAGCGTCACGACGATCGCGGTGGCGTCGTCCATGCCCTTGACCGAGGTCTGCGCGGTATCGCGACCGGCCTCGAAGCGGCGCAGCTCGGCCAGCAAGGCGTCCGGGCCGGCCGTTGCGCAGGCACGCACCAGGCCGGCGTCGTCGTACAGCGCGTACGGATCGACCAGGCGATAGTAGCCGTCGCTCATCGCCAGCAGCCGGGCGCCGATCGCGGCCTGCGCATCCAGGCGCAGGACGGTGCGGCGCGCGGCGAACGGCCCGTGCGGCGCCAGGCACAGGACCGCGGGCGCGGCCGAGCCCATCTGCTCCTCGCGGCGCGCGCGCAGCATCGGCGTGAGCGCCGCAAAGCGCTGGGCGGCATCCAGCACGCCCTCGGCGACCATGCCGGCGACCGCTTGCTGCAGCTGGTGTTCGTAGGCGTTATCAAAGACGTCGAGGTCGTGCACTGCGCCGTCGCGCGCGCCGAGCAGCAGCTTGCAGTCGCCCAGGCACCAGCTCTCGAACGTCGCGCCGCCGTCGGCCTCCGGCCGGATGCGCACCCAGCTCAACGCGGCGATCGGCCAGGCGTACAAGGGCACGTCCTGGCCCTGCGTCGCCCTGTCCCAGGCTTCGCGCACGCGCGCGAGCGCGCGCTCGACGCAGGCGGCCTGCACCTCGCCCTCGAGGGGCGCGGACGCGATCACGTCACCGAACGCATCGGCGAAACGCTGCACCAACCAGGCCGGGTCGCCGTCGACCGGATCGACGTGGTCGCGCTCGGCCAGCGAGGTCGCGCCATCCAGCAGCAGCACGTCGATCACGCCGCATGGCTCTTCGCCGGGTGCGCCGCCGGGGCGCGGGCCGTGCTCGAACACGCGCGCGAGGTCGTCGTTGCGGCGGCCGTTGCCGCTGGAAGTCACCGTGTGCCAGGCCATGCCCATCCCCTTTTGTTGTACGTTCGGCATCACTATACGCGATGTCGCGCCCGAAGAGCAGGCTGTCAGGCCGGGATATCGCTGGGCTGCTCGGTTGTTCGGTTGCTTGTAGCAGGCCGGTCTGACCGGCGCCGACGATCAATACCTCGGCCGTGTCCATACCGCCTCCCCGCCTGTCGATTCCGGTGTAAGCCACGCTCGCGCCAGGCCGAACGCCCGCGCGCACGCCAGCGAAACAATACGTTACGCGGGGACCGGTAGAATGCAACGGACGTGGTCGGCGTCACTTTCGTCAATACTCACCGGAGAACACTTTGAAAATCGCATGCATCGCCTGGGGTTCGCTGATCTGGAACCCCGGCCCCTTGAAGCTGGCCTCGGCATGGCGCCCGGACGGCCCGCCCATGCCGCTCGAGTTCGTGCGCGACAGCGACGACAGCGACGAACTGGCGCTGGTCATGCACCCGCCGGCGCCGCTGGTGCCGAGCTACTGGGCGCTGCTGGACACGGACGACATCGACGAAGCGCGCGAGATGCTGCGCCAGCGCGAAAAGATCCGCCCCGAATACCCGCAGTGGGTCGGCAGCCTGCCCAACCCGCACGGCCTGGAGCAGGAGCGCGTGGCGGCCTGGATGCGCACCAAGGAACTCGACGGCGCCGTCTGGACGTCGATCACGGCCAAGTTCGCCGGCGTCGGCGAGCGCTCGCCGAGCCCGCACGAGGCGGTCGCCTTCCTGGACAGCCTGTCCGGCCAGCAGCGCGAAAACGCCGAAAAATACATCCGCCAGATCCCACCCGAGATCCGCACGCTGTACCGCACGCTGTTCGAGGAAAAACTGGGTTGGACGCCGACCCCGGCGCCGTCCCAGGGCTGACGACACCTGCCGGCCTGACTCAGCTGCCGGCCTCCGCTCCCGCAAGCGCTTCCTCGGCATCGGCCGCGGCCTGCGCGTGCGCGAGCGCGGGGCCGTGCTGTCTGGCCCACTCGATCAGCGCGACGAACGGCTCCTGCAGCGTGCGCCCGAGCGGCGTGATCGAGTACTCCACCGCCACCGGCTTCAGGCTGACCACGTGGCGATTCACCAGTCCATTGCGCTCGAGGCGGCGCAGCGCCTCGGCCAAGGCCTTGTGGGTGATCGGATCGAGACTGCGCTTGATGGCGTTGAAACGCGACGGCCGCGAGCACAACACCGCCAGGATCAGGACCGACCATTTGTTGGCGATCTGTTCCAGCACGGGGCGCGTGCCGTTGATTTGCGCGAGTACGGATTCGAGTTCGGCGCTCATGCCGGTTTCCTTCCCTATATCTAGGCTATACCAGGTGCGTAATTGACACCAAATATACGAGATATATCATGTGGCGTCCATTCACCGCAGCATCCACTGAAGGAGTCAGCATGAAACTCGAAGGAAAAACCGCACTGGTCACCGGCGGGAACAGCGGCATCGGCCTGGCGATCGCACGCCGCTTCGCGCAGGCAGGCGCACGCGTCTTCATCGCCGGGCGCGACCAGGCCCGGCTCGATGCGGCCGTCGCCTCGATCGGCGAACGGGCCGAGGCGATCCGCGCCGACGTCACCGACAGCGCCGAGCTCGACGCACTGTTCGAACAGCTGCGGGCGCGCTGCGCCACGCTCGACATCCTGGTCACCTCGTCCGGCGTGTCCGAGCCGGCGACCCTGGAACAGACCACCGAGGCGCATTTTGACAAGATCTTCGACCTGAACGTGCGCGCGATGGTCTTCACGGTCCAGCGCGCGGTGCGCCAGATGGGCTCCGGCGGGGCGATCGTGCTGGTCGGCTCGGTCGCCAGCTCGATGGGCAATCCGGGCTATGCCGCCTATTCGGCGACCAAGGCCGCGGTACGTTCGTACACGCGCAGCTGGACCGGCGAGCTGGCCGGCCGTGGCATCCGCGTCAACACGCTCAGCCCCGGTCCGACCAATACGCCGATGTTCGACCAGGTCAGCGACGCATACCGCCAGGCGATCGAGGCGCGCATTCCGTTCAAGCGGATGGCGCAGGCCGACGAGATCGCCGATGCGGCACTGTTCCTGGCCAGCCCGGACAGCCGCTATGTCGGCGGCGCCGACCTGGTGGTGGACGGCGGCCTGCTGGCCTGAGCGCCAGGGCGCCGTTCAGCCGCGCCCGCCCGCGTGCGCGCGCAAGCCCTCGGCGAGCGCATCGAACACCACGCGGCAAGCGCGGCTGGCGCGCAGGTCTTCGTGCATCGCGATCCAGGTCTCGAAGCCGGGCGCGAACGCGTCCGGCAGCACCGGCACCAGGCCGTCGCGCTGTGCCAGCGCCAGCTGACAGGCGCGGATGCCGGCACCTGCCAGCTGGCGCTGGCCGCGCATGCTTGTCGCCACGCGACGAGGATGCCTTGTTACGGTTTGGCACAAATTCGTAACGTGCGTACGTACGACACGGTATAGCATGAGCTCGTGCTAAATAATCAACAACAGGAGTTCAACATGCAAACCTTCAAGACCACCAAGACCACCGTCAGCCTGTCCGCCCTGATGCTGTCCGTCGCCATGCTGGCCGCCGGCTGCCACAAGACCGACGAGAACGCCACTGCCGGCATGGGCCCGGCCCAGAGCGCCGGCAAGGCGCTCGACGATGCCGGCGCGAATGCGGCCCAGGCCACCCGCGAAGGCGCGGCCAAGACCGAAGCCGCGGCTGAACACGCCGGCGACAAGGCCCAGGACGCCGCTCAGCGCGCAGGCGACAACATGCAAGCCGCTGCCGAGCAGTCCAAGGAAGCCGCCAAGGATGCCGGCGCCAACGTCAAGGCCGAGGCGCATGAAGCTGGCCAGAACATCAAGGAAGGCGCCG
This genomic stretch from Massilia sp. 9096 harbors:
- a CDS encoding ATP-binding cassette domain-containing protein; this encodes MTQAFRLSARQLASSFAGPFDFDVEAGACIVIQGSSGAGKSVLLRMLADLDPHSGQALLDGQPAQAMTAPAWRARVLYQAAEPAWWEASPGAHFDGAQLEWASNQLAALGLRPDILDDELQHLSTGERQRLALLRSLARKPQVLLLDEPTAALDPDGVARVEAMLAACRAEGLTIIMVSHSPEQARRIATRVWRVEGGKLADVTGHGEGA
- the fetB gene encoding iron export ABC transporter permease subunit FetB; protein product: MNGTVHLGAFDLATAAFLILLDAGISFALRLGVHRQVLVAALRMVVQLLIVGVVLRLVFAGGSPLATLAVVVFMIGAAANEVALRPKQRLAGFGNHRIAAAVVSAAGIATVILALLTAIRPDPWYAPRYAIPLMGIVLGAVLNGASIALDGVLDGVVRERTRIEARLALGAPLREALGPVLREAVRRGMIPIVNQMSAAGIITLPGIMTGQLLAGMDPMQAVKYQILLMFLLAGASGMAAVGAALFAARSVSDPRQRLRVDRLRPAKPRKK
- a CDS encoding aldo/keto reductase, yielding MGVRTMQYKRFGNTGLQVSPLVLGCMTFGVPERGTHPWTLDEEASRPIIRRAVELGINFFDTANMYSDGTSEEIVGRALKEYAKREEIVIATKVYNRMGSGPNRVGLSRKAIMTEVDASLRRLGTDYIDLYQIHRFDYETPIEETLEALHDVVKAGKVRYIGASSMHAWQFAQALYLADLHGWTRFASMQNHLNLLYREEEREMLPLCRDQGIAVIPWSPLARGRLTRDWDAETPRTETDDYQRKLYAATEDADRRVAEAVKAVAEARGIPRAQVALAWVVQKAGVTGPIVGASKVSHLEDAVAALSVKLTGEEIARLEAPYVPHAVAGFV
- a CDS encoding DUF817 family protein; protein product: MEERASGAARRSLAACAPGWAARTGVYVRPLESERSMVLSPGFVLIGLFIGKARNLGPFRGLSPYPNRLGARSAVHVGKRSTWSLPIALRFRSVAHLKHVKAGIHLSP
- a CDS encoding nuclear transport factor 2 family protein, producing the protein MAWHTVTSSGNGRRNDDLARVFEHGPRPGGAPGEEPCGVIDVLLLDGATSLAERDHVDPVDGDPAWLVQRFADAFGDVIASAPLEGEVQAACVERALARVREAWDRATQGQDVPLYAWPIAALSWVRIRPEADGGATFESWCLGDCKLLLGARDGAVHDLDVFDNAYEHQLQQAVAGMVAEGVLDAAQRFAALTPMLRARREEQMGSAAPAVLCLAPHGPFAARRTVLRLDAQAAIGARLLAMSDGYYRLVDPYALYDDAGLVRACATAGPDALLAELRRFEAGRDTAQTSVKGMDDATAIVVTLAEAGELELVQRYIAAYNAFDVDAMLATLHPDVRFENHAGGRLTVASDGIDAFRTLAEQGKAMFAEREQRITGVERVDGRLIVAIAWRGRPAHDIPGGPAAGLLLEMNRCSAFGFADGRIARIVDRS
- a CDS encoding helix-turn-helix domain-containing protein gives rise to the protein MSAELESVLAQINGTRPVLEQIANKWSVLILAVLCSRPSRFNAIKRSLDPITHKALAEALRRLERNGLVNRHVVSLKPVAVEYSITPLGRTLQEPFVALIEWARQHGPALAHAQAAADAEEALAGAEAGS
- a CDS encoding SDR family NAD(P)-dependent oxidoreductase, giving the protein MKLEGKTALVTGGNSGIGLAIARRFAQAGARVFIAGRDQARLDAAVASIGERAEAIRADVTDSAELDALFEQLRARCATLDILVTSSGVSEPATLEQTTEAHFDKIFDLNVRAMVFTVQRAVRQMGSGGAIVLVGSVASSMGNPGYAAYSATKAAVRSYTRSWTGELAGRGIRVNTLSPGPTNTPMFDQVSDAYRQAIEARIPFKRMAQADEIADAALFLASPDSRYVGGADLVVDGGLLA